The following are from one region of the Streptomyces brevispora genome:
- a CDS encoding type I polyketide synthase, which produces MPGPPHRQVPVAVVGVGALVPGATDAAGYWRIVTGRRDLITEVPASRWSVEDHYDPDPAAPDKTYARRGAFLSEVDFDPMAYGVPPANLPATDTSQLLALMVADQVLTDAGGLAGVDRDRTGVVLGAAALELLPHMYGRAQRPVWLAALRESGFGETEAQAVCDRISARFAPWRESTFPGLLGNVVAGRIANRFDLHGINHTTDAACASSLAALSTSVGELSLGRADLVISGGVDTGNDIGMFLCFSKTPALSPSGDCRPFSAAADGTMLGEAVVMYALKRLSDAERDGDRIHAVIRGIGTSSDGRSTAIYAPLPDGQARALRRAYEDAGYGPETVELVEAHGTGTKAGDTAELAALKEVFGASGRTDGQWCAIGSVKSQIGHTKCAAGAAGLLKAVMALHHKVLPPTVKVDRPNPAAAAADGPFYVNTETRPWVRSAGHPRRASVSSFGFGGSNFHVTLEEYVPRGAAGRAAPRHRSAPSELVLFSGASPSDLAAPRADDSRPLAVLARESHASFSPAAPMRLAVVATDVEDLREKHAQAIALIRQRPGTAFSTPTGVRYACGEAEPGRIGFLFPGQGSQYVGMGADLAMLAPTAQAVWDRLGGARFDGQPLHRVVFPPPAFTDGERTARRNLLDATEWAQPALAVHALALLEVVRELGLRPDCVAGHSFGELVALHCAGALDAGSLVDLARRRGELMRDAAVTPGGMLAVAADRVHVAEVLSGGGLSDIWPANHNSPRQMVLSGSWEAVARAEKAFSAKGTGTRRLATSAAFHSPLVEPAVEPLAEYLRTVPLTEPRIEVYGNADAAPYPSSPDEVRRRIAGHLASPVLFQDQIEAMYAAGVRTFVEVGAGAALTGLVGQILGDREHAAVPLDRPARHGADTLHAALGELAVRGVPLDLDTLWAPYAHGTPAKEHEPRMTVKISGANCGQFPPPRAASAEPPPAPEREPGREPQPSPAHVSASDIPAAPMPAYVPSPVHTAQPSAYGTASAPWQPELEPVPEAGAPHDSGAGSGGAADGDWYAAVESVQRQTAQTHAACQRMLTESHMTFLRMTETTLAAMLGVPHAGGSTDVHAGGAMDMPVSAPPLPLPLPRSSSPRGVPAPVAPPAPVATVVPSAAPPPAPTPPVRVGSGSAPSPAPATASAPADGAVPLSPTELEELLLSVVARLTGYPTAMLNMDMELEADLGVDSIKRVEILSAVRRQLGDVATGDVAQLGRLRTLREIVEALTGGARPAEAPVPDVRAVPGLPQEASVLQDASVPAVAETVEHAGPSGTTEVSTVPELPAPRTGSGERTPLTRLVPRTVESPPSGLITAGLLDGPVTVTGEGADGCGVAGLVARKLTERGVDATAVAEVPSHARGVVHLGGLTANGTPDGAREVHRSALRAARAVAAAARAAGGGGLFVTVQDTGGDFGLGGHEPGRAWLGGVAGLARTAAKEWPDASVKAIDCRRGDRDDEDVAEAIVRELLEGGADSEVGLRADGTRTLLRLVPEQVAPDGTRRISSASVIVATGGARGVTAAALLDLARAHRPRIVLLGRTEPAAEPAGLAAATDEPALTRLLAERSALDAADSSPARIAERARAILAAREVRATVAGLEAAGSPVRYIRVDARDGDALAAALRDVRETWGPVTGIVHGAGVLADRLIGDKTDEQAELVMSTKVDSLRALLAATADDPLDTICLFSSVAAVFGNPGQADYAMANEVLHQVASAEQTRRPGCLVRCVAWGPWQGGMVTPALAAHFGLSGVPLIPLDQGAAAFTAELDGTVGEARVVLAAGDDPAALSPAGDPRSAQLLVRSDTLPQLADHAPAGVPVLPVALVLNWFAAAATAWLPDAGQLVLRDLRVYKKYALPALRGVGHRITVLGSRGAPGSVAGLEAELRGEDGLAHFRAVLDTGDGRPDASGWGTPDGLKPLARTESYDGKVLFHGPRFHALRSVRGVSEHGAEATVAGLRALDWTGEHWPLDPAAVDGALQLALLWGEEVLGSATLPMAVAECRVHRHGPVDGTVRCVVRGRKAHDTGARCDAALIDADGSVRLELIGVELVRRPS; this is translated from the coding sequence GTGCCCGGCCCACCCCACCGCCAGGTCCCCGTCGCCGTGGTCGGCGTCGGCGCCCTGGTGCCCGGCGCGACGGACGCGGCCGGCTACTGGCGGATCGTGACCGGTCGTCGTGACCTGATCACCGAGGTACCCGCCTCGCGTTGGAGCGTGGAGGACCACTACGACCCGGACCCGGCTGCCCCCGACAAGACGTATGCCCGTCGGGGCGCCTTCCTCTCCGAGGTCGACTTCGACCCGATGGCCTACGGGGTGCCCCCCGCCAACCTGCCTGCGACGGACACCTCCCAGTTGCTCGCCCTGATGGTCGCCGACCAGGTGTTGACCGACGCCGGCGGTCTGGCCGGGGTCGACCGGGACCGGACCGGCGTCGTCCTCGGCGCGGCCGCCCTGGAACTGCTTCCGCACATGTACGGGCGCGCCCAGCGCCCGGTGTGGCTCGCGGCGCTGCGGGAGAGCGGATTCGGTGAGACCGAGGCACAGGCCGTGTGCGACCGCATCTCGGCCCGATTCGCACCGTGGCGGGAATCGACCTTCCCCGGACTGCTCGGCAACGTCGTCGCGGGCCGGATCGCCAACCGGTTCGACCTGCACGGCATCAACCACACCACCGACGCCGCCTGTGCCAGTTCCCTGGCGGCCCTGTCGACGTCGGTCGGTGAGCTGTCCCTCGGCCGGGCCGACCTGGTGATCAGCGGAGGCGTGGACACCGGGAACGACATCGGCATGTTCCTGTGCTTCTCCAAGACGCCCGCGCTGTCTCCCAGCGGTGACTGCCGTCCGTTCTCGGCCGCGGCCGACGGCACCATGCTGGGCGAAGCGGTCGTCATGTACGCGTTGAAGCGGTTGTCCGACGCGGAGCGGGACGGCGACCGGATCCACGCGGTGATCCGGGGCATCGGCACGTCTTCCGACGGCAGGAGCACGGCGATCTACGCCCCACTGCCCGACGGCCAGGCGCGGGCCCTGCGACGCGCCTACGAGGATGCGGGCTACGGGCCGGAGACCGTGGAGCTGGTGGAGGCGCACGGGACCGGTACGAAGGCCGGGGACACCGCCGAACTGGCCGCGCTCAAAGAGGTGTTCGGCGCTTCGGGCCGCACGGACGGTCAGTGGTGTGCGATCGGCTCGGTCAAGTCGCAGATCGGCCACACCAAGTGCGCGGCGGGCGCTGCGGGGCTACTCAAGGCCGTCATGGCCCTGCACCACAAGGTCCTTCCGCCGACCGTGAAGGTCGACCGGCCGAACCCGGCGGCCGCCGCTGCGGACGGCCCGTTCTACGTCAACACGGAGACCCGTCCGTGGGTGCGGTCCGCCGGACATCCACGCCGGGCATCGGTGTCGAGTTTCGGTTTCGGCGGCAGCAACTTCCACGTCACGCTGGAGGAGTACGTGCCCCGGGGCGCCGCGGGCCGCGCGGCTCCGCGCCACCGTTCCGCCCCTAGCGAACTCGTCCTGTTCAGTGGGGCTTCCCCGTCGGACCTCGCGGCGCCGCGGGCGGACGACAGTCGTCCGCTGGCCGTTCTGGCACGGGAGAGCCACGCGTCCTTCTCACCCGCCGCCCCGATGCGGCTGGCCGTCGTCGCCACCGATGTCGAGGACCTGCGGGAGAAACACGCGCAGGCAATCGCGCTTATCCGGCAGCGACCCGGCACCGCGTTCTCGACGCCGACCGGTGTCCGGTACGCGTGCGGGGAGGCCGAACCCGGCCGCATCGGCTTCCTGTTCCCGGGACAGGGGTCCCAGTACGTCGGGATGGGAGCGGATCTCGCGATGCTGGCACCTACCGCCCAGGCCGTGTGGGACCGGCTGGGCGGCGCCCGCTTCGACGGACAGCCCCTGCACCGGGTCGTGTTCCCGCCGCCCGCCTTCACCGACGGGGAACGCACCGCCCGGCGGAACCTGCTGGATGCCACCGAGTGGGCGCAACCCGCATTGGCGGTACACGCCCTGGCCCTGCTGGAGGTGGTGCGCGAACTGGGTCTGCGGCCGGACTGCGTGGCGGGTCACAGCTTCGGCGAGCTGGTGGCGCTGCACTGCGCGGGAGCTCTGGACGCCGGCTCGCTCGTGGATCTGGCCCGTCGCCGCGGTGAGCTGATGCGCGACGCGGCGGTCACCCCGGGCGGGATGCTGGCGGTGGCGGCGGACCGCGTGCACGTGGCGGAGGTGCTGTCCGGTGGCGGCTTGAGCGACATCTGGCCGGCCAACCACAACTCCCCGCGCCAGATGGTTCTTTCGGGGTCGTGGGAGGCGGTCGCGCGTGCCGAGAAGGCGTTCTCGGCCAAGGGGACCGGCACCCGCCGGCTGGCCACGTCGGCTGCCTTCCACAGCCCGCTGGTCGAACCGGCCGTCGAACCGCTCGCCGAGTACCTGCGCACGGTGCCTCTCACGGAGCCCAGGATCGAGGTCTACGGCAACGCCGACGCGGCGCCGTACCCGTCGTCACCCGACGAGGTGCGCCGCCGGATCGCCGGTCATCTCGCTTCCCCGGTGCTCTTCCAGGACCAGATCGAGGCAATGTACGCGGCGGGGGTGCGGACCTTCGTCGAGGTCGGCGCGGGCGCGGCGCTGACCGGCCTGGTCGGACAGATCCTCGGCGACCGCGAGCACGCGGCCGTTCCCCTGGACCGGCCGGCCCGGCACGGCGCCGACACCCTGCACGCCGCGCTCGGCGAACTCGCCGTACGCGGCGTCCCCCTCGACCTCGACACTCTCTGGGCGCCGTACGCCCATGGGACCCCAGCGAAGGAGCACGAGCCCCGAATGACCGTGAAGATCAGCGGAGCCAACTGCGGTCAGTTCCCCCCACCCCGCGCCGCGTCCGCCGAACCGCCGCCCGCCCCGGAGCGCGAGCCCGGACGCGAGCCCCAGCCTTCCCCCGCACACGTTTCCGCGTCCGACATCCCGGCGGCCCCCATGCCCGCGTACGTCCCCTCCCCCGTCCACACCGCGCAGCCGTCGGCGTACGGTACGGCTTCCGCACCATGGCAGCCGGAGCTCGAACCGGTACCCGAGGCCGGTGCTCCTCACGACTCCGGGGCCGGGAGCGGGGGCGCCGCCGACGGTGATTGGTACGCCGCCGTCGAGAGTGTCCAGCGGCAGACGGCGCAGACCCACGCGGCCTGCCAACGCATGCTGACGGAAAGCCACATGACCTTTCTGCGGATGACCGAGACGACCCTGGCCGCGATGCTCGGGGTACCGCACGCGGGTGGATCCACGGACGTACACGCGGGTGGGGCCATGGACATGCCTGTCTCCGCGCCGCCGCTGCCGCTGCCGCTGCCGCGCTCCTCGTCGCCGCGAGGCGTACCGGCACCCGTGGCGCCGCCGGCTCCGGTCGCGACCGTTGTTCCGTCAGCGGCGCCTCCGCCCGCCCCCACCCCTCCTGTGCGCGTCGGGTCCGGTTCCGCGCCTTCCCCCGCACCGGCAACCGCTTCCGCTCCCGCCGATGGCGCGGTGCCCCTGTCGCCGACGGAGCTGGAGGAGTTGCTCCTGTCGGTGGTGGCCCGGCTCACCGGCTATCCCACCGCCATGCTCAACATGGACATGGAGCTGGAGGCGGATCTGGGCGTCGACTCCATCAAGCGCGTCGAGATCCTGTCGGCCGTCCGCCGGCAGTTGGGTGACGTGGCAACGGGAGACGTCGCGCAGCTCGGCAGGCTCCGTACGCTGCGCGAGATCGTCGAGGCGCTCACCGGCGGCGCCCGGCCCGCCGAGGCCCCGGTGCCGGACGTCCGCGCCGTGCCCGGCCTCCCCCAAGAGGCCTCCGTCCTCCAAGACGCCTCCGTCCCCGCGGTGGCGGAGACCGTCGAGCATGCCGGACCCTCCGGAACCACCGAGGTCTCCACCGTCCCCGAACTGCCCGCCCCGCGCACCGGGTCCGGCGAGCGGACTCCGCTGACGAGGCTGGTACCGCGCACGGTGGAGTCGCCGCCGTCCGGGCTGATCACGGCGGGACTGCTGGACGGCCCCGTCACGGTGACCGGCGAGGGCGCGGACGGGTGCGGAGTCGCCGGCCTCGTCGCCCGGAAACTGACGGAGCGCGGCGTGGACGCCACCGCCGTGGCGGAAGTGCCCTCGCACGCACGCGGTGTCGTCCATCTCGGCGGGCTCACCGCGAACGGCACGCCGGACGGGGCGCGGGAGGTCCACCGGTCGGCACTGCGCGCGGCGCGAGCGGTGGCGGCGGCGGCACGAGCGGCCGGGGGCGGCGGGCTGTTCGTCACCGTTCAGGACACCGGGGGCGACTTCGGGCTCGGAGGCCACGAACCCGGCCGTGCGTGGCTGGGCGGGGTCGCCGGTCTGGCCAGGACCGCGGCGAAGGAATGGCCGGACGCCTCGGTCAAGGCCATCGACTGCCGACGGGGCGACCGGGACGACGAGGACGTCGCCGAGGCGATCGTGCGCGAACTGCTCGAAGGCGGAGCCGACTCGGAGGTCGGCCTGCGCGCGGACGGCACCCGCACCCTCCTGCGGCTGGTACCCGAGCAGGTGGCGCCCGACGGCACACGGCGGATCTCCTCCGCGTCGGTGATCGTGGCCACCGGAGGGGCCCGCGGGGTGACCGCCGCGGCGTTGCTCGACCTGGCCAGGGCCCACCGCCCGCGGATCGTGCTGCTGGGAAGGACGGAGCCGGCCGCCGAGCCCGCCGGACTGGCAGCGGCGACCGACGAACCGGCGCTCACCCGCCTGCTCGCGGAACGCTCCGCCCTGGACGCGGCGGACTCGTCGCCCGCCCGGATCGCGGAGCGGGCCCGGGCGATCCTGGCCGCGCGCGAGGTGCGGGCGACAGTGGCGGGGCTGGAGGCCGCGGGGTCGCCCGTCCGGTACATCCGGGTGGACGCCCGCGACGGTGACGCCCTCGCCGCTGCCCTGCGCGACGTACGCGAGACATGGGGGCCGGTCACCGGCATCGTGCACGGCGCGGGGGTACTGGCCGACAGGCTGATCGGCGACAAGACCGACGAGCAGGCCGAGCTGGTGATGTCCACCAAGGTGGACAGTCTGCGGGCGTTGCTTGCGGCGACGGCGGACGACCCCCTGGACACCATCTGCCTCTTCTCCTCGGTGGCCGCCGTGTTCGGGAATCCGGGGCAGGCCGACTACGCGATGGCCAACGAGGTCCTCCATCAGGTCGCGTCAGCCGAGCAGACCCGCCGCCCCGGCTGCCTGGTGCGGTGTGTGGCCTGGGGCCCCTGGCAGGGCGGCATGGTCACCCCGGCCCTGGCCGCGCACTTCGGCCTGTCCGGGGTCCCGCTCATCCCCCTGGACCAGGGCGCTGCGGCCTTCACGGCCGAGCTGGACGGCACGGTCGGCGAGGCCCGCGTCGTGCTTGCTGCGGGGGACGATCCGGCCGCCCTGTCCCCGGCAGGTGATCCGCGCAGCGCACAGTTGCTGGTCCGCTCGGACACCCTGCCGCAGCTGGCCGACCACGCGCCCGCCGGGGTTCCCGTGCTGCCCGTGGCCCTGGTCCTGAACTGGTTCGCAGCCGCGGCGACGGCCTGGCTGCCGGATGCCGGACAGCTGGTTCTGCGCGATCTGCGCGTCTACAAGAAGTACGCCCTGCCTGCGCTGCGGGGCGTGGGCCACCGGATCACCGTGCTCGGCAGCCGGGGCGCGCCCGGTTCGGTTGCGGGGCTGGAGGCGGAACTGCGGGGCGAGGACGGACTGGCGCACTTCCGGGCGGTCCTGGACACCGGGGACGGCAGGCCCGATGCCTCCGGTTGGGGCACCCCGGACGGCCTGAAGCCTCTCGCGCGGACCGAGTCGTACGACGGAAAGGTCCTCTTCCACGGCCCGCGCTTCCACGCACTGCGCTCGGTGCGCGGCGTCTCGGAGCATGGCGCCGAGGCGACCGTCGCGGGCCTGCGCGCCCTGGACTGGACAGGTGAGCACTGGCCGCTCGATCCGGCCGCCGTGGACGGCGCGCTCCAACTCGCCCTGCTCTGGGGCGAGGAGGTGCTCGGGTCGGCGACGCTGCCGATGGCCGTCGCCGAGTGCAGGGTGCATCGGCACGGCCCGGTGGACGGCACCGTGCGGTGTGTGGTGCGGGGACGGAAGGCGCACGACACGGGGGCGCGCTGCGACGCAGCACTGATCGACGCCGACGGGTCCGTCCGGCTGGAACTGATCGGTGTCGAGCTCGTCCGCCGCCCCTCCTGA
- a CDS encoding PfaD family polyunsaturated fatty acid/polyketide biosynthesis protein, whose product MSVLTVAGTPAASPPVFSPEGIAAGARQIRNPAHVVSGPDGRELGIATGPVPGGPVLGTLPPLYPEWLGGRTFCEAHGVRFPYVAGEMANGIATTRMVSAMARAQMLGFFGAGGLAYPDVERAVHALAQELESRPNWGVNLIHSPAEPELEFRVAELLLRCGVPRISASAFMELTPAVVLCSAHGLRRGADGAVVRRTRLLAKVSRPEVAERFLSPAPPVLLDHLVARGKLTRQEADLAALVPVAEDITVEADSGGHTDNRPLSALLPRIAALRDTLCHRFGYRRPVRLGAAGGLGTPDAVAAAFALGASYVVVGSVNQTATEAGLSDEAKAMLCDADISDVTMAPAADMFELGVQLQVLSRGTMFAQRAGRLHAAYRAHGSLEEIPPALRATIERDVLRAPFDEVWQRTRAFWERRDPAEITRAEADPKHRMALVFRWYLGSSSRWAITGEGSRRTDYQIWCGPAMGAFNRWVAGTFLAEPANRSVVQIALNLLEGAAVLTRAHQLRTYGVPLPTEAFAYPPRELA is encoded by the coding sequence ATGTCCGTCCTCACCGTTGCCGGCACTCCCGCCGCGTCCCCGCCGGTCTTCTCGCCCGAGGGGATCGCGGCCGGTGCCCGGCAGATCCGGAACCCCGCCCACGTCGTCAGCGGGCCGGACGGCCGTGAGCTGGGGATCGCGACCGGTCCCGTACCCGGCGGCCCGGTGCTCGGTACGCTGCCGCCGCTGTACCCCGAGTGGCTCGGCGGTCGCACCTTCTGCGAGGCACACGGCGTCCGCTTCCCCTATGTCGCCGGTGAGATGGCGAACGGCATCGCGACCACCCGGATGGTCTCGGCGATGGCACGGGCCCAGATGCTCGGCTTCTTCGGGGCAGGGGGGCTGGCCTACCCCGATGTGGAGCGGGCCGTGCACGCGCTCGCGCAGGAGCTGGAGTCCCGCCCGAACTGGGGCGTCAACCTCATCCACTCACCGGCCGAACCGGAACTGGAGTTCCGCGTAGCCGAGTTGCTGCTGCGCTGCGGTGTCCCCCGGATCTCCGCGTCGGCGTTCATGGAGCTGACCCCGGCGGTCGTGCTGTGCTCGGCGCACGGGCTGCGCCGGGGCGCGGACGGCGCCGTCGTCCGGCGCACGCGCCTGCTCGCCAAGGTCTCCCGGCCCGAGGTGGCCGAGAGGTTCCTCTCCCCCGCCCCGCCCGTGCTGCTGGACCATCTCGTCGCCCGGGGGAAGCTCACCCGGCAGGAGGCGGATCTGGCGGCCCTGGTGCCGGTGGCCGAGGACATCACCGTGGAGGCGGACAGCGGTGGGCACACCGACAACCGGCCGCTGTCGGCCCTGCTGCCGAGGATCGCGGCCCTGCGCGACACCCTGTGCCATCGGTTCGGCTACCGTCGGCCGGTCCGGCTCGGCGCGGCCGGCGGCCTCGGCACACCGGACGCGGTGGCCGCCGCCTTCGCCCTCGGTGCGTCCTACGTGGTCGTCGGGTCGGTGAACCAGACGGCCACCGAGGCGGGCCTGTCCGACGAGGCCAAGGCGATGCTCTGCGACGCGGACATCTCCGACGTGACCATGGCACCGGCGGCCGACATGTTCGAGCTGGGCGTGCAGCTTCAAGTGCTCTCACGTGGAACGATGTTCGCCCAGCGGGCCGGCCGGCTCCATGCTGCGTACCGGGCCCACGGTTCGCTGGAGGAGATTCCGCCCGCACTGCGGGCCACGATCGAACGCGACGTGCTGCGCGCCCCGTTCGACGAGGTCTGGCAGCGCACGCGCGCGTTCTGGGAACGGCGTGATCCCGCGGAGATCACCCGTGCGGAGGCCGACCCGAAGCACCGAATGGCCCTGGTCTTCCGCTGGTACCTGGGGAGCTCCAGCCGGTGGGCGATCACCGGCGAGGGGTCGCGGCGGACCGACTACCAGATCTGGTGCGGTCCGGCGATGGGCGCGTTCAACCGGTGGGTGGCGGGCACGTTCCTGGCCGAGCCGGCGAACCGGTCCGTGGTGCAGATCGCGCTCAACCTGCTCGAAGGGGCCGCGGTACTCACCCGCGCCCATCAACTGCGAACCTACGGAGTTCCCTTGCCGACCGAGGCGTTCGCCTACCCGCCGCGCGAGCTGGCGTGA
- a CDS encoding SDR family oxidoreductase: MLVHVALTGATGFLGLRLLRRLLDTHPSVTVLAHAGSGDALHRITRFFELTGSPETFTARLPGRLRVVETDLAQPRLGLSGRTFQKLADGLGAIWHSAGNINLEGNLPELRRTNVEGTRHVLELAAAGRRKPLVRHVSTAFVAGARRDGVAYEDELDDVCGFENAYERSKYEAELLIHAWSREHRRPVLVLRPSILVTDLPPHPELPSHPLQVIERILRDARCAADPGGPGSRDSDESASSGFPGPRDRGPRSSGPAGRSLIRTVGHPHGRLNLLQVEHAAEVMVRLAGLAPSGGVDTYHVVHDRDVPVPTVVDLLERLVPLSIDLVATKPDTPSALEALLDFYPGMTAYLAHRRRFDDTRVRTRLGPSAASAPVGLDYLWSGLAPRGRALVLSPGTPPAVLPSVRYA; encoded by the coding sequence ATGCTCGTGCACGTCGCCCTCACCGGCGCCACCGGATTCCTCGGACTGCGCCTGTTGCGTCGCCTGCTCGACACGCACCCATCGGTGACGGTCCTGGCCCACGCGGGATCGGGGGACGCTCTGCACCGGATCACCCGGTTCTTCGAACTGACCGGCTCACCCGAGACGTTCACCGCCAGGCTCCCCGGCCGTTTACGAGTGGTGGAGACGGATCTGGCGCAGCCTCGGCTGGGCCTGTCCGGGCGGACCTTCCAGAAGCTGGCCGACGGTCTGGGCGCGATCTGGCACAGTGCGGGCAACATCAATCTGGAGGGGAATCTCCCCGAGCTGCGCCGGACCAACGTCGAAGGCACCCGGCACGTGCTGGAGTTGGCTGCCGCCGGCCGCCGGAAACCTCTGGTCCGTCATGTGAGCACCGCGTTCGTGGCCGGGGCGCGGCGGGACGGAGTGGCGTACGAGGACGAGCTGGACGACGTCTGCGGTTTCGAGAACGCCTACGAACGGTCCAAGTACGAGGCGGAGCTGCTGATACACGCGTGGTCCCGGGAGCACCGCCGCCCGGTCCTGGTGCTGCGGCCGAGCATCCTGGTCACTGACCTGCCGCCGCACCCCGAACTGCCGTCGCACCCGCTGCAGGTCATCGAGCGGATCCTGCGGGACGCGCGGTGTGCCGCCGACCCCGGAGGGCCCGGCAGCCGGGACAGTGACGAGAGCGCGTCCAGCGGCTTTCCCGGACCACGGGATCGCGGGCCTCGCAGCTCCGGCCCGGCCGGCCGGTCCCTCATCCGGACGGTGGGACATCCGCACGGCCGGCTGAACCTGTTGCAGGTGGAGCACGCGGCCGAGGTCATGGTGCGGCTGGCCGGCCTGGCGCCCTCGGGCGGGGTCGACACGTACCACGTCGTCCATGACCGCGATGTGCCCGTACCGACGGTCGTGGACCTGCTGGAGCGGCTGGTCCCGCTCTCGATCGACCTGGTCGCCACCAAGCCGGACACCCCGTCAGCGCTGGAGGCGCTGCTGGACTTCTATCCGGGCATGACGGCATACCTCGCCCACCGGCGGCGGTTCGACGACACCCGGGTCAGGACCCGGCTGGGGCCGTCGGCGGCCTCCGCACCGGTGGGCCTCGACTACCTCTGGTCCGGTCTGGCGCCGCGGGGCAGGGCCCTCGTCCTGTCGCCGGGCACTCCCCCGGCCGTCCTCCCGTCCGTCCGGTACGCCTGA
- a CDS encoding wax ester/triacylglycerol synthase domain-containing protein yields the protein MPDLEQSTQSEPSGRSTPSARPGQSIPSPRHPTHSVDRAFLNLERRRPDVRWDAGGVAYLSGPPPALADLRAYVGFRLGLLPLLTSRVEGGRRSRWQPDADFDVDRHVHEVVADGPTAWDCALHTALNAPFEPGAYWGLWLVHGHEPDAYAVCYRFHHACQDGSAAAMTFRAMLGEGEPSARPVPGRSRRAGVPRRVGAAVGLATKFVARSLTVRGHRPHAAFTPSGERRLWRGRVPADTLRRIGGARGGSAHDVHLAALAGALSVWSARSGVPLPRVTAVLPVDARRPDEDQTWGNRCFALPLELPVRVASETQDGPGGGDVSLRRLDHVMATTRKLRGETWRQAIQDLVRFMPGRPTEWYLRRVLSPRVTNVMATSMPLAKKGSLGETQVTGTALLPLLVPGHLFGVGLSFFGDWAEVSFVTDRALPLGELLPELWERAVAELEESSAPV from the coding sequence ATGCCTGATCTTGAGCAGTCCACTCAGTCCGAGCCGTCCGGCCGTTCCACCCCGTCCGCCCGGCCCGGTCAGTCCATTCCTTCGCCCCGCCACCCCACCCATTCGGTCGACCGCGCGTTCCTCAATCTGGAGCGCCGGCGACCCGATGTCCGCTGGGACGCCGGCGGTGTCGCGTACCTCAGCGGTCCACCCCCGGCCCTGGCGGATCTTCGCGCGTATGTGGGCTTCCGCCTCGGCCTGTTGCCCCTGCTCACGAGCCGGGTCGAGGGCGGTCGGCGGTCCCGGTGGCAGCCGGACGCGGACTTCGACGTCGACCGGCATGTGCACGAGGTGGTAGCCGATGGCCCCACCGCCTGGGACTGCGCCCTGCACACCGCGCTCAACGCCCCGTTCGAGCCCGGCGCCTACTGGGGGCTCTGGCTGGTCCACGGCCACGAACCCGACGCGTACGCCGTGTGCTACCGCTTCCACCACGCCTGCCAGGACGGTTCGGCCGCCGCCATGACCTTCCGGGCCATGCTGGGCGAGGGGGAGCCGTCAGCGCGCCCGGTACCGGGCCGGAGCCGTCGCGCCGGGGTGCCCCGGCGGGTGGGTGCGGCCGTCGGGCTGGCCACGAAGTTCGTGGCGCGCTCTCTCACCGTTCGGGGTCACCGCCCGCACGCCGCCTTCACCCCCTCCGGGGAGCGGCGGCTGTGGCGGGGGCGCGTACCGGCGGACACCCTCCGCCGGATCGGCGGCGCGCGCGGCGGCTCGGCCCATGACGTGCATCTGGCCGCACTCGCCGGGGCGTTGTCCGTCTGGTCGGCCCGCTCCGGCGTGCCGCTTCCCCGAGTGACGGCCGTGCTGCCCGTCGACGCACGACGCCCCGACGAGGACCAGACCTGGGGAAACCGCTGCTTCGCCCTGCCACTGGAACTGCCGGTGCGGGTCGCCTCGGAGACCCAGGACGGGCCCGGCGGCGGTGACGTGTCGCTGCGGCGACTGGACCATGTCATGGCGACAACACGGAAGTTGCGGGGCGAGACATGGCGGCAGGCCATTCAGGACCTGGTCCGCTTCATGCCGGGCCGCCCCACCGAGTGGTATCTGCGACGGGTGCTTTCGCCACGCGTCACCAACGTCATGGCCACCTCCATGCCGCTCGCCAAGAAGGGCAGCCTGGGGGAGACGCAGGTGACGGGCACCGCACTGTTGCCCCTGCTCGTGCCCGGACACCTCTTCGGGGTGGGGTTGTCGTTCTTCGGTGACTGGGCCGAGGTGTCCTTCGTGACCGACCGCGCGCTTCCGCTCGGGGAGTTGCTGCCGGAGCTGTGGGAGCGGGCCGTGGCTGAGCTGGAGGAGAGCTCGGCGCCGGTGTGA